A window from Bosea sp. ANAM02 encodes these proteins:
- a CDS encoding stage II sporulation protein M translates to MTLRSAEFRRNRETAWRVLDDLVSRVEKKGLSRLSAAELQELPLLYRTAASSLSVARSIALDRNLILYLEGLVLRAFFVVYGPRIGVLEALGGFLKHGFPQAVRGAGWHILLATLAIAAGIAIGYLMVLPNEAWFSLLVPESMAGGRGPASTAEQLRRTEIFAPWPGFVDSFVVFANFLFRHNATIGIMTFGLGVFGGVPTLLLLGYQGVVLGAFFALHSNRGLLVDFIGWVSIHGVTEIGALILCGAGGLVIAEKILFPGRYNRLDSLAMAGKAAAGLAGGAVLMLFVAGLIEGGLRQLIASTPWRLAIGAATGALWAAYFLSSGRRGRHGPAT, encoded by the coding sequence GTGACGCTGCGCAGCGCCGAGTTCCGCCGCAACCGCGAGACGGCTTGGCGCGTGCTCGACGATCTCGTCTCGCGCGTCGAGAAGAAGGGCCTGTCGCGTCTCTCGGCCGCCGAATTGCAGGAACTCCCCCTGCTCTACCGGACAGCCGCCTCCTCGCTCTCCGTCGCCCGCTCGATCGCATTAGACCGCAACCTGATCCTCTATCTCGAAGGACTGGTGCTGCGCGCCTTCTTCGTCGTCTACGGCCCGCGCATCGGCGTCCTCGAAGCGCTCGGAGGCTTCCTGAAACACGGCTTCCCGCAGGCCGTCCGCGGCGCGGGCTGGCATATCCTGCTGGCGACGCTCGCCATCGCGGCCGGCATCGCCATCGGCTACCTGATGGTGTTGCCGAACGAAGCCTGGTTCAGCCTGCTCGTGCCCGAGAGCATGGCCGGCGGGCGCGGGCCGGCCAGCACCGCCGAGCAGTTGCGCCGGACCGAAATTTTCGCACCCTGGCCGGGCTTCGTCGATTCCTTCGTGGTCTTCGCCAATTTCCTGTTCCGCCATAACGCCACGATCGGGATCATGACCTTCGGGCTCGGCGTCTTCGGCGGCGTGCCGACGCTGCTGCTGCTCGGCTACCAGGGCGTCGTGCTCGGGGCCTTTTTCGCACTGCACTCCAATCGCGGCCTGCTCGTCGACTTCATCGGCTGGGTCTCGATCCATGGCGTGACCGAGATCGGCGCGCTGATCCTGTGCGGCGCCGGCGGGCTCGTCATCGCCGAGAAGATCCTGTTTCCCGGGCGCTACAATCGCCTCGACAGCCTCGCCATGGCCGGCAAGGCGGCGGCCGGGCTCGCGGGCGGGGCCGTGCTGATGCTCTTCGTCGCGGGACTCATCGAAGGCGGCCTGCGCCAGCTCATCGCCTCGACGCCCTGGCGGCTCGCGATCGGCGCTGCGACGGGCGCGCTATGGGCCGCCTATTTCCTCTCCAGCGGCAGACGCGGACGCCATGGCCCAGCGACTTGA
- a CDS encoding DUF58 domain-containing protein, whose protein sequence is MIRPTPRAVLLFGATVPVAIGLLIHDPALWPIALDLGLFVLALIGLDALLCVRPSRLALTVDAPPRLYIGSEEQLSVSAGIEGASRAVAIQVLPEQSGDTAPPEPARLEVPPGTVGMVTLPIRPLRRGRIVIEALWLRWHGPLGLAGRSQRRPQALTIDVVPDIRGIASAAVQFFSRDAIDGIKVQRQKGEGTEFEALRDHVQGLDNRFIDWKHSAKHLKLLSKEFRIERNHQIVLAFDTGYLMAEPIDGLPRLDHAIHAGLLLGWVALRSGDHVGSFGFDARIRQYLQPSPGRSAFARLQNASSQLGYRAEETNFTLGLAELNARLKRRALVVLFTEFIDTTTAGLLLESLQRMANRHAVIFVTLRDPLLADIVEAEPAGFRPVAEAVVARDLQRERAVVLERLARMGVHCLEIPPRGLAVGLVNRYLTIKQRGLL, encoded by the coding sequence ATGATCAGGCCGACACCGCGCGCCGTCCTGCTCTTCGGGGCGACCGTGCCGGTCGCCATCGGCCTGCTGATCCATGACCCGGCGCTCTGGCCAATCGCGCTCGATCTCGGCCTGTTCGTGCTGGCGCTGATCGGGCTCGACGCCCTGCTCTGCGTCCGGCCGTCGCGATTGGCGCTCACGGTCGATGCCCCGCCGCGATTATATATCGGCAGCGAAGAGCAATTGAGCGTGAGCGCCGGCATCGAGGGCGCATCAAGGGCGGTCGCGATCCAGGTCCTGCCCGAACAGAGCGGCGATACCGCGCCGCCCGAACCTGCCCGGCTGGAGGTTCCGCCGGGAACGGTGGGCATGGTCACGCTGCCGATCCGGCCGCTCCGGCGCGGACGGATTGTCATCGAGGCGCTCTGGCTGCGCTGGCACGGGCCGCTCGGCCTCGCCGGCCGGAGCCAGCGCCGGCCGCAGGCGCTCACGATCGATGTCGTGCCCGATATCCGCGGCATCGCCTCGGCCGCCGTGCAGTTCTTCAGCCGCGATGCCATCGATGGCATCAAGGTCCAGCGCCAGAAGGGCGAAGGCACCGAGTTCGAGGCCCTGCGCGACCATGTCCAGGGGCTCGACAACCGCTTCATCGACTGGAAGCACTCGGCCAAGCATCTCAAGCTGCTGTCGAAGGAATTCCGGATCGAGCGCAACCACCAGATCGTGCTCGCCTTCGACACCGGCTACCTGATGGCGGAGCCGATCGACGGCCTGCCGCGCCTCGACCACGCGATCCATGCCGGGCTGTTGCTCGGCTGGGTCGCATTGCGCAGCGGCGACCATGTCGGTTCGTTCGGCTTCGATGCACGCATCCGGCAATATCTCCAGCCCTCGCCTGGCCGCAGCGCCTTCGCCCGGCTCCAGAACGCATCGAGCCAGCTCGGTTATCGGGCCGAGGAGACCAATTTCACGCTGGGCCTGGCCGAGCTGAACGCTCGCCTGAAGCGCCGGGCGCTGGTCGTCCTGTTCACCGAGTTCATCGACACCACGACGGCGGGGCTCCTGCTCGAAAGCCTCCAGCGCATGGCCAATCGCCACGCCGTGATCTTCGTCACGCTGCGCGACCCGCTCTTGGCCGATATCGTCGAGGCCGAGCCCGCGGGCTTCCGGCCGGTCGCCGAGGCGGTCGTCGCGCGCGACCTGCAGCGCGAGCGCGCGGTGGTGCTGGAGCGACTGGCGCGGATGGGCGTGCATTGCCTGGAGATTCCGCCGCGCGGCCTCGCCGTCGGCCTGGTCAACCGCTACCTCACCATCAAGCAGAGGGGGCTGCTATAG
- a CDS encoding MoxR family ATPase: MELRDVSTITEGLRGEIRKAVVGQDEVVELMLVSLLCGGHVLLEGVPGTAKTLLAQSFAAGLSLRFGRIQFTPDMMPGDLLGTNLFDFRTSSFNLTRGPIFTDILLADEINRTPPKTQAALLQAMNERNVTIDGTTHPLGEAFMVVATQNPIEQQGTYPLPEAQLDRFLFKINLAYPSREEEFAIVARHGHRAAMPKLAEFGLASVVSEQHLLAARALVGGIALGEPLVGYIVDLIRATREHPAIETGASPRAATMLASASRARAATQGRDFVIPDDVKGIALPLLRHRIVLAPNAEIDGLVADKVILELIDQVAVPR; the protein is encoded by the coding sequence ATGGAACTCCGCGACGTCTCGACGATCACTGAAGGGCTTCGCGGCGAAATCCGCAAAGCCGTCGTCGGCCAGGACGAGGTCGTCGAGCTGATGCTCGTCAGCCTGCTCTGCGGCGGGCATGTCCTGCTGGAGGGCGTGCCGGGCACGGCCAAGACGCTGCTGGCGCAAAGCTTCGCGGCCGGGCTTTCGCTGCGCTTCGGGCGCATCCAGTTCACGCCGGACATGATGCCGGGCGACCTGCTCGGCACCAATCTCTTCGATTTCCGCACCAGCAGCTTCAACCTGACGCGCGGCCCGATCTTCACCGACATCCTGCTTGCCGACGAGATCAACCGCACGCCCCCCAAGACGCAGGCCGCGCTGTTGCAGGCGATGAACGAGCGCAACGTCACCATCGACGGCACCACCCATCCGCTGGGCGAGGCCTTCATGGTGGTGGCGACCCAGAACCCGATCGAGCAGCAGGGCACCTATCCGCTACCCGAGGCGCAGCTCGACCGCTTCCTGTTCAAGATCAACCTCGCCTATCCCAGCCGCGAGGAGGAATTCGCCATCGTCGCGCGCCATGGGCACCGCGCCGCCATGCCGAAGCTCGCGGAGTTCGGCCTCGCCTCGGTGGTCTCGGAACAGCACTTGCTGGCGGCGCGCGCGCTGGTCGGCGGGATCGCGCTCGGCGAGCCGCTGGTCGGCTATATCGTCGATCTCATCCGCGCGACGCGCGAGCACCCGGCGATCGAGACCGGCGCCTCGCCGCGCGCCGCGACGATGCTGGCCTCGGCCAGCCGGGCGCGGGCTGCGACGCAAGGACGCGACTTCGTCATCCCCGACGACGTCAAGGGCATCGCCCTGCCCCTGCTGCGTCACCGGATCGTGCTCGCGCCCAATGCCGAGATCGACGGCCTGGTCGCCGACAAGGTCATTCTCGAACTGATCGACCAGGTCGCCGTGCCGCGATGA
- a CDS encoding DUF4350 domain-containing protein, protein MAAMTFQPRVLAALAAALCTLFAASLLLTGMGGREAAGLASGANSYSNSAVGHLAFHDLLDGLGYRTLRAEDRPLEAIGESGVLILAEPAGSLASDENRNKLGTAGRILLVLPKWTVRPGERRKDWIGHAELAPVLRVQAALSAAVSGGDIVRTKPPTSYSKVITAADPTVQGELQLIKGSNLTPLISTPDGILLGELRQGNRRTLVLADPDPIENHGIGKGQNAAFVRDMVAALADGRSRTLVFDETIHGFRRSPPNLLKFLYEFPFNLVLAQIVAAIALLLWAAMGRFGAPLPAPRRLDAGRHALIGNAAALVDYAGHHAAILQRYIAMTLQDAARVLRAPAGLEGAALTAWLVQASEARGIDPKPLAGLADNPVAGSRNLASLLAAAQALHHWRKDMPHGTPRRLDDH, encoded by the coding sequence ATGGCGGCAATGACCTTCCAACCGCGCGTCCTCGCAGCGCTCGCCGCGGCGCTCTGCACCCTCTTCGCGGCATCGCTGCTGCTGACGGGAATGGGCGGGCGCGAGGCGGCGGGCCTCGCATCCGGCGCCAACAGCTATTCCAATTCCGCCGTCGGCCATCTCGCCTTCCACGACCTGCTCGATGGCCTGGGCTACCGGACGCTGCGCGCCGAGGACCGGCCCCTGGAGGCGATCGGCGAGAGCGGCGTGCTCATCCTCGCCGAGCCGGCAGGCAGTCTCGCCAGCGACGAGAACCGCAACAAGCTCGGAACCGCCGGCCGCATCCTGCTCGTCCTGCCGAAATGGACCGTGCGCCCGGGCGAGCGGCGCAAGGACTGGATCGGCCACGCGGAGCTTGCGCCGGTGCTGCGTGTACAAGCCGCGCTCAGCGCGGCGGTCAGTGGCGGCGATATCGTCCGGACCAAGCCGCCTACGTCCTACAGCAAGGTGATCACCGCGGCTGACCCGACCGTGCAGGGCGAGCTCCAGCTCATCAAGGGCTCCAACCTCACGCCGCTGATCTCGACCCCGGACGGCATCCTGCTCGGCGAGTTGCGACAGGGCAATCGCCGGACGCTGGTGCTGGCCGATCCCGACCCGATCGAGAACCACGGCATCGGCAAGGGCCAGAATGCCGCCTTCGTACGCGACATGGTCGCAGCCTTGGCCGATGGCCGGAGCCGCACGCTGGTCTTCGACGAGACCATCCACGGCTTCCGAAGATCGCCACCCAACCTGCTGAAATTCCTCTATGAATTCCCGTTCAATCTCGTACTTGCCCAGATCGTCGCAGCGATCGCATTGCTGCTCTGGGCGGCGATGGGACGCTTCGGCGCGCCCCTGCCGGCGCCGCGCCGGCTCGATGCCGGCCGGCATGCCCTGATCGGCAATGCCGCAGCTCTCGTCGACTATGCCGGGCACCATGCCGCGATCCTGCAGCGCTATATCGCGATGACGCTGCAGGACGCCGCGCGGGTCTTGCGCGCGCCGGCCGGGCTCGAAGGCGCTGCGCTGACCGCATGGCTGGTGCAGGCGTCCGAGGCGCGCGGCATCGACCCGAAACCGCTCGCCGGGCTGGCCGACAACCCAGTGGCCGGCTCCCGCAATCTCGCCTCGCTGCTTGCCGCGGCGCAGGCGCTCCATCACTGGCGCAAGGACATGCCGCATGGAACTCCGCGACGTCTCGACGATCACTGA
- a CDS encoding amidohydrolase family protein — translation MASTLFTNARIVDGSAPEAGAPVSVLVEGSTIREVGKSVTSAKAKVVDLKGRTLMPGLIDAHVHVVAGVADLGANSRLPDSLVTARSFGIMRAMLMRGFTTVRDVGGADFGLKQATEEGDFPTPRLVISGKALSQTGGHADFRGRYDDRPSVIERHRLGALGRICDGVDQVRRAAREELKGGADFIKIMANGGCASPTDPIHFLGFSVSELEAVVEEARMAGTYVSAHVYTDDAIRRCVEAGVHSLEHCNLIKAETAKLAASKGAVAVPTLVTYDKLVSDGPKLGFPPDSVAKVDVVRSAGMESLAIMKKAGLTMAYGSDLLGEMHKYQSEEFVIRGRALPAHEVIASATHVAAKLLRMEGLIGTVAAGAHADLIVVDGDPLKDLSLLTRQGRHMPVIMKGGTFMKRASLN, via the coding sequence GTGGCTTCCACCCTGTTCACCAATGCCCGCATCGTCGACGGCTCGGCGCCGGAAGCGGGCGCGCCCGTCAGCGTCCTCGTCGAGGGCAGCACCATCCGCGAGGTCGGCAAATCCGTAACCTCGGCCAAGGCCAAGGTCGTCGATCTCAAGGGCAGGACGCTGATGCCCGGCCTGATCGACGCCCATGTCCATGTCGTGGCCGGCGTCGCCGATCTCGGCGCCAATTCCCGCCTGCCGGATTCGCTGGTCACCGCCCGCTCCTTCGGGATCATGCGGGCGATGCTGATGCGCGGCTTCACCACGGTGCGCGATGTCGGCGGCGCCGATTTCGGCCTGAAGCAGGCGACGGAGGAAGGCGATTTCCCGACACCGCGCCTCGTCATCTCCGGCAAGGCGCTGAGCCAGACCGGCGGCCATGCCGATTTCCGCGGCCGCTATGACGACCGCCCGAGCGTGATCGAGCGCCATCGCCTCGGCGCGCTCGGCCGCATCTGCGACGGCGTCGACCAGGTCCGCCGCGCCGCGCGCGAGGAGCTGAAGGGCGGGGCCGACTTCATCAAGATCATGGCCAATGGCGGCTGCGCCTCGCCGACCGACCCGATCCATTTCCTCGGTTTCTCCGTCAGCGAACTCGAGGCCGTGGTCGAGGAAGCGAGGATGGCCGGCACCTATGTCTCGGCCCATGTCTATACCGACGACGCCATCCGCCGCTGCGTCGAGGCCGGCGTGCATTCGCTGGAGCATTGCAACCTGATCAAGGCCGAGACGGCGAAGCTCGCGGCCAGCAAGGGCGCCGTCGCGGTTCCGACGCTGGTGACCTATGACAAGCTGGTCTCGGACGGGCCGAAGCTCGGCTTCCCGCCGGATTCGGTCGCCAAGGTCGATGTCGTGCGCTCGGCCGGCATGGAATCGCTCGCCATCATGAAGAAGGCCGGCCTGACCATGGCCTATGGCAGCGACCTGCTCGGCGAGATGCACAAGTACCAGTCCGAGGAGTTCGTGATCCGCGGCCGCGCCCTGCCGGCCCACGAGGTCATCGCCTCGGCGACCCATGTCGCGGCCAAGCTCCTGAGGATGGAAGGCCTGATCGGCACGGTCGCGGCCGGCGCCCATGCCGACCTGATCGTCGTCGACGGCGATCCGCTGAAGGACCTCTCGCTGCTGACCCGACAGGGCCGGCACATGCCTGTCATCATGAAGGGCGGCACCTTCATGAAGCGCGCCAGCCTGAACTGA